A window of the Anoplolepis gracilipes chromosome 11, ASM4749672v1, whole genome shotgun sequence genome harbors these coding sequences:
- the LOC140671478 gene encoding very long chain fatty acid elongase AAEL008004 translates to MASAAAELVAEREPELRLEMTDSNRTFVGAQGLVKMALDQYTEILTTVSDPRVSDWPLMDSPIPTILIVLLYIYGVVIFGPRMMANRKPYKLRNVLVAYNAFQVVFSLGMLYEHLMSGWLLDYSYKCQPVDYSHNPSALRMANLCWWYFISKFTEFADTIFFVLRKKDSQVTFLHLYHHSLTPLETWICVKFIAGGHGTLGNLINNAVHVIMYAYYMLAAMGPEYQKYLWWKKHLTTVQLVQFFVVFVHSAQALIFDCGYPKLVAGLLLLHSSIFIVLFSDFYRTAYRRGKSTKELKAE, encoded by the exons ATGGCGTCGGCGGCAGCAGAATTAGTAGCGGAAAGGGAGCCGGAGCTCAGGCTCGAGATGACGGATTCAAACAGAACCTTCGTAGGTGCTCAGGGCCTGGTTAAAATGGCCCTAGATCAATACACGGAAATTCTCACGACTGTTTCGGATCCACGTGTCAGTGACTGGCCATTGATGGACTCGCCTATACCGACTATCCTCATCGTGCTCCTTTATATATATGGCGTTGTCATATTCGGCCCGCGTATGATGGCCAACAGAAAGCCGTACAAACTTAGAAATGTTCTGGTAGCGTATAACGCATTTCAAGTCGTCTTCTCGCTAGGGATGTTGTACGAG caCTTGATGTCCGGATGGCTACTTGATTACAGTTACAAGTGTCAACCGGTTGACTATTCACACAATCCATCCGCTCTGAGAATGGCGAACCTCTGTTGGTGGTACTTCATCAGCAAATTTACGGAATTCGCTGACACG ATATTCTTCGTGTTGCGTAAGAAGGACAGCCAAGTAACATTCCTACATTTATACCATCACTCTCTCACACCTTTGGAGACGTGGATATGCGTGAAATTTATTGCGGGCGGTCACGGTACTCTGGGCAATCTTATAAACAACGCAGTTCATGTGATCATGTACGCGTATTATATGTTAGCAGCCATGGGACCGGAATATCAAAAGTACCTATGGTGGAAGAAGCACTTGACGACAGTACAATTG GTGCAGTTCTTCGTGGTATTCGTGCACAGCGCGCAGGCCCTCATTTTCGACTGCGGTTATCCGAAACTGGTGGCGGGTCTTCTTCTACTTCACTCGTCGATCTTCATCGTGCTCTTCTCTGACTTTTATAGGACTGCTTATCGTAGAGGAAAGTCTACGAAAGAACTTAAGGCTGAATAG
- the Nd-b18 gene encoding NADH dehydrogenase [ubiquinone] 1 beta subcomplex subunit 7 translates to MGNYIATYITHPDTMPNPGGSPTFDPMYGFPNGRKPREMKISEEDMIAARIPLEQRDYCAHKYLELHECKRIHYPFMLKCAHQRHEYHACYVEDYTLRLKEYERERRLLERQKRIQQKQAVAA, encoded by the exons ATGGGTAATTACATTGCTACCTACATAACACATCCCGATACGATGCCTAACCCCGGTGGATCACCGACATTCGATCCGATGTATGGATTTCCAAACGGTCGGAAACCAAGAG AGATGAAGATATCAGAAGAAGACATGATAGCTGCACGAATACCACTTGAGCAACGTGATTATTGTGCTcacaaatatttagaattacaTGAATGTAAGAGGATTCATTATCCTTTCATGCTAAAGTGTGCGCACCAAAGACATGAATATCATGCGTGCTATGTTGAGga TTATACTCTAAGATTGAAGGAATATGAAAGAGAACGTCGTCTCCTCGAAAGACAGAAGAGGATACAACAAAAACAAGCAGTAGCAGCGTGA